A segment of the Robbsia sp. KACC 23696 genome:
GTTCTTCGTGCTGACGGTCGCGGCGGCGGAAGCGGCCATCGGTCTCGCGATTCTGGTTGCGCTGTTCCGGCGACTCGACACGATCAACGTCGAAGACCTCGACCGCTTGAAGGGCTGACGATGAAAGCGGTGCGGAGTGTGAGTAGCGAACGGTACGCCAGGGGCGCAGGTCCCGCGTATGTCATCGGAATTCAGGGATAAAGGCAGGTGTCGTCATGGCAAATACATTAAGCCCAACCATCTTGTCGGTGATCGTGCTGGCGCCGCTGCTGGCGGCCATCGTGGCCGGATTGTTCGGTCGGCAGATCGGCCGGGTGGGCGCGCACTCGATCACGATCCTGGGTGTCGGTATTTCCTTCGTGCTGTCCGCGATGGTGTTCTCGAAGGTGCTGGCCGGTGCCAGCTTCAACGGGACGATGTACGAATGGATGAGCGTCGGTTCGCTGAAACTGGAAGTCGGCTTCCTCGTCGATTCGTTGACGGCGCTGATGATGTGCGTGGTGACCTTCGTCTCCCTGATGGTGCATATCTATACGATCGGCTATATGGCCGATGACGATGGCTATCAGCGCTTCTTCTCCTATATCTCGCTGTTCACCTTCGCGATGTTGATGCTCGTGATGAGCAACAACTTCCTGCAGCTGTTCTTCGGCTGGGAAGCGGTGGGGCTGGTGTCCTATCTGCTGATCGGCTTCTGGTACACGCGACCGACGGCGATCTACGCGAATATGAAGGCCTTCCTGGTGAACCGGGTAGGCGACTTCGGTTTCCTGCTCGGCATCGGCCTGCTGCTGGCCTACGCCGGCTCGCTGAACTACGACGATGTGTTCGCGCATCGCGAGCAGTTGGCCGCGCTGAGCTTCCCGGGCACGAGCTGGGGGCTGCTGACGGTGGCCTGCATCTGCCTGTTCATCGGCGCGATGGGGAAGTCCGCGCAGTTCCCGCTGCACGTCTGGCTGCCGGACTCGATGGAAGGCCCGACGCCGATCTCGGCGCTGATTCACGCGGCAACGATGGTGACGGCGGGGATCTTCATGGTCGCTCGGATGTCGCCGCTGTTCGAACTCTCGGATACGGCGCTGTCCTTCATCCTGGTGATCGGCGCGATCACCGCGCTGTTCATGGGCTTTCTCGGTCTGGTGCAGAACGACATCAAGCGCGTGGTCGCCTACTCGACGCTGTCGCAGCTGGGCTATATGACGGTGGCGCTGGGCGCATCGGCCTATCCGGTCGCGATCTTCCACCTGATGACGCACGCTTTCTTCAAGGCGCTGCTGTTCCTGGCGGCGGGCTCGGTGATCATCGGCATGCACCATGATCAGGACATGCGCAATATGGGCGGTCTGCGCAAGTACATGCCGATCACCTGGATCACGTCGCTGGTGGGGTCGCTGGCCTTGATCGGTACGCCGTTCTTCTCGGGCTTCTATTCGAAAGACTCGATCATCGATGCGGTGCGCGAATCGACGCTGCCGGGCAGTGGCTTTGCTTACTTCGCCGTCGTGGCCAGTGTCTTCGTCACGGCGCTGTACGCCTTCCGCATGTATTTCCTGGTGTTCCACGGCGAAGAGCGTTTCCGCAAATCGCACACGGAACATGGCGCCGAGGCGTCCGCCCACGGGCATGACGCGCATGGCGCCGATGCGCACGGTCATGGCGGCACGCCTACGCCGCACGAGTCGTCGTGGGTCGTGACGTTGCCGCTGATCCTGCTGGCGATCCCGTCGGTGATCGTCGGGGCATTGGCGATCTCGCCCTTGCTGTACGGTTCTTTCTTCGGCCATGGGGTCGTGTTCGACAAGGTCATCTTCATCGGCGCGAATCACGAAGCGATGGCGGACCTCGGACAGCATTTCGACGGCTGGCTGGGGATGGCGCTGCATTCGGTGAGCGGTCTGCCGGTCTGGCTGGCACTGGCGGGCGTGATCGTCGCGTGGTGGTTCTACTTGCGCCAGCCGGCCATTCCGGCGGCGATCAAGCAGCGCTTCCTGCCGATCTACACCTTGCTCGACAACAAGTATTACTTCGACAAGTTCAACGACGCGGTCTTCGCCAAGGGTTTCCTGGCGATCGGTCGGACCTTGTACAAAGAGGGTGACCAGGCCGTCATCGACGGCGCCGTGGACGGCAGTGCGAACGCGATGCGTTGGCTTGCCCGCGCACTGCGCCCGATGCAGACCGGTTATGTGTATCACTATGCGTTCGCGATGATCCTCGGGGTGCTCGCGCTGCTCACGTTGTTCGTGGTGATGAGCAATAGCTAACGGGAGGGCGCGTCATGCATACACTTCCGTGGTTGAGTTTGTCGATCTGGGTTCCGATCGTATCGGGCATCGTCGTTCTGGTTCGGGGTTCGAACCGGGATCCGCAAATCGCACGGCGCCTGGCATTGGCCGGCGCGGTGCTCGGACTGCTG
Coding sequences within it:
- the nuoL gene encoding NADH-quinone oxidoreductase subunit L, which translates into the protein MANTLSPTILSVIVLAPLLAAIVAGLFGRQIGRVGAHSITILGVGISFVLSAMVFSKVLAGASFNGTMYEWMSVGSLKLEVGFLVDSLTALMMCVVTFVSLMVHIYTIGYMADDDGYQRFFSYISLFTFAMLMLVMSNNFLQLFFGWEAVGLVSYLLIGFWYTRPTAIYANMKAFLVNRVGDFGFLLGIGLLLAYAGSLNYDDVFAHREQLAALSFPGTSWGLLTVACICLFIGAMGKSAQFPLHVWLPDSMEGPTPISALIHAATMVTAGIFMVARMSPLFELSDTALSFILVIGAITALFMGFLGLVQNDIKRVVAYSTLSQLGYMTVALGASAYPVAIFHLMTHAFFKALLFLAAGSVIIGMHHDQDMRNMGGLRKYMPITWITSLVGSLALIGTPFFSGFYSKDSIIDAVRESTLPGSGFAYFAVVASVFVTALYAFRMYFLVFHGEERFRKSHTEHGAEASAHGHDAHGADAHGHGGTPTPHESSWVVTLPLILLAIPSVIVGALAISPLLYGSFFGHGVVFDKVIFIGANHEAMADLGQHFDGWLGMALHSVSGLPVWLALAGVIVAWWFYLRQPAIPAAIKQRFLPIYTLLDNKYYFDKFNDAVFAKGFLAIGRTLYKEGDQAVIDGAVDGSANAMRWLARALRPMQTGYVYHYAFAMILGVLALLTLFVVMSNS